Sequence from the Curtobacterium sp. MCLR17_007 genome:
ACGGCAACCCGCGGCTGCTCGACGCCGCGCGGGCGCAGCTCGACCGCGTCACGCTGACCAGCCGTGCCTTCGTCAACGACCGCCTCGGGCCGTTCGCGGCGAGCTTGGCCGAGCTCACCGGTACCGACATGGTGCTGCCGATGAACACCGGTGCCGAGGCCGTCGAGTCCGCGATCAAGGTGTCGCGGGCGTGGGGCTACCGCGTGAAGGGCGTGCCGGCCGACCGCGCGACGGTCATCGTCGCGAGCGGGAACTTCCACGGGCGGACGACGACGATCATCTCGTTCTCGGACGACCCCGACGCCCGCAACGACTTCGGTCCGTACACGCCGGGGTTCCGTACCGTGCCCTACGGTGACGCCGAGGCCCTCCGTGCCGCGATGGACGAGACCGTCGTCGCCGTGCTGCTCGAACCGATCCAGGGCGAGGGCGGCGTGGTCATCCCACCCGCGGAGTACCTGCCGTCCGTGCGCGACATCTGCGACGAGTTCGGTGCGCTGTTCGTCGCCGACGAGATCCAGTCCGGGCTCGGGCGCACCGGCCACACGCTCGCGGTGTCGCGCGTCGGTGTGCGCCCCGACCTCATCACCCTCGGCAAGGCGCTCGGCGGCGGGATCGTCCCGGTCTCGGCTGTCGTCGGCTCGCGTGACGTGCTCGGCGTCCTGCGTCCGGGCGAGCACGGGTCGACCTTCGGCGGCAACCCGCTGGCCGCGGCCGTCGGGGCCGAGGTCGTCGCGATGCTCGCCGAGGGCACGTTCCAGCAGCGGGCACTCGACGGTGAACCGCTGCTGCGCGGGCTGCTCGAGGACCTGGTCGGCAAGGGCGTCGTCGCACACCGCGTCGCCGGGCTGTGGGCCGGCATCGACATCGACCCGGTGATCGGCACCGGCAAGGAGATCGCGAAGGCCATGGCGGCACGCGGGGTCCTCGTCAAGGACACCCACGGGTCGACGATCCGCTTCGCGCCCCCGCTCGTCGTGACCGACGACCAGGTCGCCGAGGCGATCGACGCACTGGGCTCGGTCCTGCGCGACCGCAGCTGACGCGCCGGACCCGCACCGGGCCTCCCGTCCGTCGGTGTCGTTTGGACCCGCACAACCGGAACCGGCTCGCACCACGTGATCACGTGGTGCGAGCCGGTTCGCGTTGTGCGTCGACGTGTCGAACCGCGGTTCGCGGGCCGTGTGTCAGACCGCCCAGCGCTCCGCGAGCTGGTCCATCAGCGCATCGAGACGCTCGTCGACGACCTGTTCCTCCGGGTGCGCCTCGTACCAGGCGATGACCTCGCGCACACCCTGCCGGTAGGGCGTCCGCGGCCGGTACCACGGCACGAGCGAGCGGATCTTGCTGTTGTCGAACACCGAGCTGTTCGCCTTGTCGCCGAGCAGCGCCGCGCCCCACTCGGCGTCGACGGCGTTGATCGCGTCCGCCGGCACGTGCACGATCTGCAGGTCCTCGACGCCCGCCGCTGCTGCGATCTCGTGCGCGATCGCGTTCCAGGTCGGGGCCTCGTCGCTCGTGATCGTGAACGCCTCGCCGATCGCCGACGCGTTGTCGAGGAGCCCGGTGAACCCGACCGCGAAGTCACGGCTGTGGGTGAGCGTCCACAGGCTGCTGCCGTCGCCCGTGATGATCACGGGCTTGCCCGCGCGCATCCGCGCCACCGCGGTCCACCCGCCAGACAGCGGCAGCTTGGTCTCGTCGTAGGTGTGTGAGGGCCGGACGATCGTCACCGGGAAGTCCTGCTCGCGGTACGCCTGCATGAGCAGGTCCTCGCACGCGATCTTGTCCCGCGAGTACTGCCAGAACGGGTTCTTCAGCGGCGTCGACTCCGTGATCGGCAGGTGCGTCGCCGGGGTCTGGTACGCCGAGGCCGAGCTGATGAACACGTACTGGTTGGTCCGCCCGGCGAAGAAGTCGATGTCCGCCTGCACCTGGTCCGGGGTGAACGCGATCCAGTTCACCACCGAGTCGAAGCGGCGGTCACCGAGTGCCGCCGCCAGGGCGTCGCGGTCCGACACGTCGGCCTGGAGGCGCTCCACACCCTCGGGGAGCGGCCTGCCCCCGGTGGTCCCGCGGTTCAGGACGGTGACGTCGATCCCCTGTCGGGTCGCCTCCGTCACGCACGCGGCACTGATGACGCCGCTCCCGCCGATGAACAGGACACTCGCTCCGTTGCTGGTCATGTGCCCACGAAACCACGTTCCGGACACGGCACCGTGCAGCTTCGCGGTGCCGTGACCGTTGCCCAGTGCCGCGGACGCCGCCGTTGCTGGGCTGTCGAGGGTCGCCGCGGGCTACCGTCGGACGCGACGCCGCACCGACGCGGCACGGGAGGAACACAGCACATGGAGTACCGCTACCTCGGCAACTCGGGCCTCAAGGTCTCCGAGATCACCTACGGCAACTGGCTGACCCACGCGTCCCAGGTCGAGAACGACGCCGCGATCGCCTGCGTCCGGGCCGCGCTCGACGTCGGCATCTCGACGTTCGACACGGCCGACGTCTACGCGAACACCGGCGCCGAGACCGTCCTGGGCGAAGCCCTCAAGGGGGAGCGTCGTCAGTCGCTCGAGATCGCCACGAAGGTCTTCGGACCGACCGGCCCGAAGCAGCACAACGACACCGGGCTGAGCCGCAAGCACATCCTCGAGTCGATCGACGGCTCGCTCGGCCGCCTGCAGACCGACTACGTCGACCTGTACCAGGCGCACCGCTTCGACCACGAGACCCCGCTCGAAGAGACCATGCAGGCGTTCGCCGACATCGTGCGGCAGGGCAAGGTCCTGTACGTCGGTGTCTCGGAGTGGACCGCCGACCAGCTGCGGGCCGGAGCCGCACTGGCGAAGGAGCTCGGGTTCCAGCTCATCTCGAACCAGCCGCAGTACTCCGCGCTGTGGCGGGTCATCGAGGGCGAGGTCGTCCCCACCTCGAAGGAGCTCGGCATCTCGCAGATCGTCTGGTCGCCCATCGCCCAGGGCGTGCTCACCGGCAAGTACAAGCCGGGACAGCCGCTGCCCGAGGGATCGCGTGCCACCGACGACAAGGGCGGCGCCGACATGATCAAGCGGTTCATGCGGGACGAGGTCCTGTCGTCCGTGCAGGAGCTCGAGCCGATCGCGAAGGAGCTCGACCTGTCGATGGCGCAGCTCGCCGTGGCGTGGGTCCTGCAGAACGAGAACGTCGCCTCGGCGATCATCGGTGCATCGCGCCCGGAGCAGGTGCACGACAACGCCGGCGCTGCTGGCGTGGAGATCCCGGCCGAGCTGATGTCCCGCATCGACGACGCCCTCGGTGGTGTCGTGGAGCGCGACCCGGCCAAGACGAACGACAGCAGCCCGAAGACCCGCGAGGCCTGACCCCGGCACAGAACCACGAGACGGACACGGCACCGCGAACGACCATGGTGCTGTGTCCGTTCCGGGGTTCCGTGCGGACCTCCCCGGAAACGGAGAAGGCCCCTCACTCGCGTGAGGGGCCTTACTCCGTGGCTGGACACGGCATCGATCCGTGGACCTTTCGATTTTCAGTCGAACGCTCTACCAACTGAGCTATCCAGCCGTGGCGACCCTGACGGGACTTGAACCCGCGACCTCCGCCGTGACAGGGCGGCACGCTAACCAGCTGCGCTACAGGGCCATGTTGAATTGCTGTTCGATGCTGATCCGTGCTGCTTGCTGTCTCACGAGGAGTGACCCCAACGGGATTCGAACCCGTGCTGCCGCCGTGAAAGGGCGGTGTCCTAGGCCACTAAACGATGGGGCCGCAAGCAGTACATCGCTGCACCGGAGACCAAGCATACGGAAGCCCTGCGTGGATGACAAATCGAGTCCCCCGAGCCCCGGCCGCCCGGCGTGTCGCCGCGTCATCGTCCCCGTCGGCGGGCTTCACTCGCGACGGACCCGGCAGTGATCCGGGACCCGATTCTGCGCCGTCGGTGTTCGAGTGCGACCATCGTCGTCGGCCCTGTCCCTCGTGCGAGGGGCTGCCCCGGGCCGGCACCTGTTGTTACTGTTGCGGTTGTTGACAGTGTTACGTGCGTGAGCCATGCCGCGCTGTTACGAAATCGAGATGTATGTCGACCTCACTCACTCTGATCCCCCGCTTCCGCCGCCGCGTCATCGCCGCCGCGGTCGCCGTCGTCCTCACCGCAGGGGCGATCGCCGCGTTCGCACCCGCTGACGGGGCATCGGCGACCAGCTACCCGAGCTGGGACGACGTGCAGGCCGCCAAGGCGTCCCAGTCGGCGCAGCAGGACAAGGTGACGGAGATCAAGGGCCTGATCGCCGACCTGACGAGCCAGGCCGCCGCCAAGCAGAAGTCGGCCGAGGCCGCCGGCACGGCGTACCAGACGGCGCAGACCAAGTACGACGCCGCGACGCTGCAGCAGCAGAAGCTCCAGCAGCAGGCCGACGAGTCCGAGAAGACCGCCGCCCAGTCCGAGGCACAGGCCGGACAGCTCGCGGCGCAGCTCGGGCGAGCGAGTGCGAACGACGTCACCACCGACCTCCTGACGCACCCCACCGACTCGAAGGACTACCTGTACGAGCTCGGCGCGATGTCGAAGCTCAGCGAGCAGGCCGACGGCATCTACTCGCAGGCGACGCAGGACCGCGGCACGGCACAGGCCGAGTCGGACAAGGCGGACGTCGCGAAGAAGGCCCTCGGGGACCTGGCTGACGCCGCCCAGCAGAAGATGCGGGCTGCCCAGTCCGCCGCCGATGCTGCTCAGACGGCCGTCGACGCACAGAACGACAACCAGTCGCGGCTCGAAGCGCAGCTCACACTCCTGACGTCGAACGCCACCGACGTCGAGGCCAAGTACAACAAGGGCGTCGAGGTCGAGAAGGCCCGCCAGGCCGCGCTCGCCAAGCAGCGCGCCGACCAGGCCCGAGCGGCGGCAGCGGCTGCTGCGGCGGCCGCGCGGAACGCGCCCGCGCCGAGCAGCGGCGGGTCCAGCGGCGCCGGGTCCAGCGGATCCGGCGGCGGTGCCCCGACCTCGTCCGGCTGGGTCCGCCCGAGCGCCGGCTACCAGACGAGCCCCTACGGCTACCGCATCGACCCGTACACCGGCGCACACGCACTGCACGCCGGCGTCGACCTGGCACCGGGCTGCTACTCGCCGATCTACGCCGCGCACGAGGGCACCGTGACCTTCGCCGGCAACGGTGGCGGGTACGGCAACGAGGTCATCCTCGACAACGGCGGTGGCATCTCCACCGCGTACGGCCACATCGTCAACGGCGGCATCATGGTCGGCAACGGCCAGCACGTCTCCGCCGGGCAGCAGATCGCCCAGGTCGGTTCGACCGGCTGGTCCACGGGCTGCCACCTCCACTTCGAGACCCGGGTGAACGGCGCCGCCGTCGACCCGGTCCCCTTCATGGCTGCGCGGGGGATCTCGGTATGACCGTGTGCGCGCCCGAGAGGCACTGACACCACATGAAGAAGCCTGCGCGTTCCCTCGCCTGCGGCATCGCCACCGTCTCGTTGCTCGGCATCGGACTCTCGGTGGGGATCGCGGGACCAGCCGGAGCGACCCCCGCGAAGGCCCCGTCGTGGGCGGACGTGCAGGCGGCGAAGTCCGACCAGGCCGAGTCACAGCAGACGGTCGACGAGCTCGCCTCGCGCCTGTCATCGCTGCAGGACTCCGCCGACCAGGCCGGCGTCGTGGTGCAGCAGGCCGGCCAGACCTACGCGTTGGCCGCGTCCGAGCAGCAGGAGGCCCAGTCCACGCTCGACGACCTGACCTCGCAGGCCAAGCGGGCGAAGGCAGCAGCGGACGAGTCCGCAGGCCAGGTCGCTGCGCTCGTGGTCGAGCTCTCGCGGAGCGGCGGTGGTGACCTGTCGACGAGCATGCTCGTGGACGCCTCGGACGCGAAGGACCTGCTCTACCAGGTCGGCACGATGACGCACCTGTCCGAGCGGTCGGCCACGGTCCTGGCCAAGGCGCAGGCGGACCAGAACACCGTGGACGCACTCGCAGCGCAGAAGCGCCAGGCGACCACGGCCCTGGCGACCGCGACCGACGCCACGAAGACCGCCCTCGACACCGCGAACTCCGTCGCGGCCCGGGCGAACGGCAAGCTCCAGGACGCGCAGAGCCAGCAGGACGAGGTGCTCGAGCAGCTCGCCTTCCTCAAGGGCACGACGGTGGCAACCGAGAGCGCGTACTACAGCGACCAGCGCGCGAAGCAGGCGGAGACGCAGCTCGCGGCGCAGGCGACGAAGGACGCCGCCAGCGGAACGGGTGCACCCACGCGCACGACGACGTCGAACAACCCCGCACCGAGCACCGGCTCCGGCAACACCGGCGGCGGCAACAGCGGCGGCAGCAACACCGGCGGCGGCAACACCGGCAGCAGCAACCCGGCCCCGGCTCCCGCGGCCCCCGCACCCGCCCCGGCGAAGCCGAGCACCCCGTCGAAGCCCGCACCGGCTCCCGCCCCCGCCCCGGCCCCGGCCCCCGCCCCGAGCACCCCGTCGAAGGCGGCCGGCGCGATCGCCTACGCCCGTGCCCAGCTCGGCAAGCCGTACGTGCTCGGCGGCGCCGGTCCGAACACGTGGGACTGCTCCGGCCTGGTGATGATGGCCTACAGCTCGCAGGGCATCTCGACCGGCGGGCACAACGTCGTCTGGCAGTACAACCACTTCGCGTCCATCGGACGCCTGGTCCCGTTGTCGCAGCGGCAGCCCGGCGACATCCTGTTCTACTCGAAGACGGGTACGGCCTCGGGTGGCTACCACGACACGATCTACACGGGCGGTGGCCGCATGATCGAGGCTGCGCGCCCCGGGGTCGGCGTCGTCGAGCGCGCGGTCTGGGGCACCGGTGACCTGCTGCCCTACGTCGCCCGCCCCTCCGGCTCGATGTAGCTCCCGCACACCGAGGCGCATCGCGCCCCACAACGAACATCGCGCCCCGTGGAGACGGGGCGCGATGTCATTGCGGGGGTGCGATCGGCTGGCGACGGCGACGCCGCCCGCTGAACGACCGGTGTCAGTGCGCGCTGGGCACGTACGCGGCCTGGCCGGCCGTGACGATCGCCTCGGCCTCGGCGGCGTCGCCCCAGCCCTCGGCCTTGACCCACTTGTTCGGCTCGAGGTCCTTGTAGCGCTCGAAGAAGTGCGCGATCTCGGCCTTGGTCTGCTCGTCGACGTCCGAGATGTCCTGGATGTGCGCCCAGCGCGGGTCCTTGGCCGGGACGACGAGGACCTTCGCGTCGATGCCGGCCTCGTCGCTCATCTTGAAGACGCCGACCGGGCGGACCTTGACGCCGACGCCCGGGAACGTCGGGTACTCGAGCAGCAGCAGTGCGTCCACGGGGTCGCCGTCGTCCGCCAGGGTCTGCTCGAAGAAGCCGTAGTCGGTCGGGTAGACGAACGACGTGAACAGCACGCGGTCGAGGTACACGCGACCGGTCTCGTGGTCCACCTCGTACTTGTTGCGGCTGCCCTTGGGGATCTCGACGACGACGTCGTACGCGGCCATGTCTGCACTCCTGGTGTGTCGGTGGGGCTGTCGGTGGTCCCGAGAGCGCGGCTAACGTTACCGGGTGAACTCTCCGCGTCCCCGGCTCGACCCCGCCGTCGCCGCGACCCGGCTGGCGGTCCGCAGCCTGCTCGCCCGGGCACGGGACGAGCGGCTCGTCCACGACGGTGACCTCGTGCTCGTCGCGCTGAGCGGCGGGCCGGACTCGCTCGCGCTCGCGGCGGCCACCGCGTTCGAGGCGACCAAGCAGGGGCTCCGCGCCGGCGCGGTGGTCGTGGACCACGCGCTGCAGGCCGGTTCCGAGGCGGTGGCGAGCCGGGCCTCCAGGCAGGCCGCCGAGCTGGGACTCGACCCGGTGACGGTCCGGCGGGTCATGGTCGGCTCCGACGGTGGTCCCGAGGGTGCCGCCCGGGAGGCCCGCCACGCGGCCGTCGCCCAGGTCGCGTCCGACGTCGGGTCACCCCTGGTGCTCTTCGGTCACACCCTGGACGACCAGGCCGAGACGGTGCTGCTCGGCCTGCTGCGCGGCAGCGGGCCGGACAGCCTGTCCGGCATGCCGCCGCTCGCGCGGCGCGACGACGGACCGGCCTACGGTCGACCCCTGCTGACGGTCCGGCGTCACACGACCCGGCAGGCCTGCGCGGCCGCCGGACTCGCACCGTGGCACGACCCCCACAACAACGACGGGGCCTTCACCCGCGTGCGTGTCCGGAACGCCGTGATGCCGGTGCTCGAACGGGAGCTCGGTGCCGACGTCGCCGAGGCCCTGGCCCGCACGGCCGACCAGCTGCGCGAGGACGCGGCGGCGCTCGACCACTTCGCCGAGGAGATGGCCGAGGACCTCGCCGAGCACTCCGAGGCCGGCATCGCACTGTCGGTGCGGCAGCTGCAGGCGAACCCGCCGGCCCTCCGCCAGCGCCTGGTGCGTCTGGCGGTCGAGAGCGAGTTCGGCGTGACGCTGTCCCGCGTCCAGACGCTCGAGGTCTGCCGGCTCGTGACCGAGTGGAACGGGCAGGGGCCGATCGACCTGCCCGGCATCCGGGTGTCCCGCGACGGCGACCGGCTGTCGTTCTCGGCCGCCTAGGGCCGGTTAGGCTGGACCGGTGGAACTCTCCGACGTGCAGGACGACCTCTCCGAAGTGCTCTTCACCCCCGAGCAGATCGACGACAAGATCGCCGAGCTCGCCGCGGCGGTCGACCGCGACTACGCCGACAAGGACCCGCTGCTGGTCGGCGTCCTCAAGGGCGCGGTCATGGTCATGGCGGACTTCTCCCGCCACCTGACCCTGCAGGCGAAGATGGACTGGATGGCCGTGTCGTCGTACGGCTCCGGCACGAAGTCGTCCGGCGTGGTGCGGATCCTCAAGGACCTCGACACCGACCTGCACGGTCGCGACGTCATCATCGTCGAGGACATCATCGACTCCGGGCTCACGCTGTCGTGGCTCAAGCAGAACCTCGAGTCCCGCGGCGCCGCCAGTGTCGAGATCGTCACGCTGCTGCGCAAGCCCGAGGCCGCCAAGGTCCAGGTCGACGTCCGCTACGTCGGCTACGACATCCCCGACGCCTTCGTGGTGGGCTTCGGGCTCGACTACGACGAGCGCTACCGCAACCTCCGGGGCATCGGCGTCCTGGCCCCGCACATCTACTCGTAGACGAACCGGGAGTTCGCCCGCAGAGGACACCCATTCTCGCCACAGAATCGCGGCCGTATGCTGGCGAGCACGCAACTCCGGCAGAGAAAGGCTCGGGCCACAGCGCCCGGATCACATGGACTTCAAGCGCATCCTCCGCGGGCCGTACCTCTACGTGCTCATCGCACTCGTGGGGATCTGGATCGGATGGGCCTTCATCAGCCAGTCCGGCACGCAGCAGATCGACACCCAGAAGGGGCTCGAGCAGCTCTCTGACGGCAAGGTCTCCTCTGCGGTGGTCAACTCCACCGAGCAGCGGGTCGACCTCACGCTCAAGGACGGCGGCACGACCGAGCAGTTCTACTACTCGACGCCGCGTGGTGCCGAAGTGGTCGACGCGATCGCCCAGGCCGACCTCCCCAAGGGCTACAACGACACCGTCCAGCAGTCGAACTGGTTCGTCTCGCTCGTCCTGACGCTGCTGCCGTTCCTGCTGATCCTCGGCCTGTTCTGGTTCCTGCTCTCGAGCGCCCAGGGCGGCGGCTCGAAGGTCATGCAGTTCGGCAAGTCCAAGGCGAAGATGAACAACAAGGAGAACCCGCAGGTCTCCTTCGCGGACGTCGCCGGCTCGGACGAGGCGATCGAGGAACTCCACGAGATCAAGGAGTTCCTGAAGGAGCCGGCCAAGTTCCAGGCCGTCGGCGCGAAGATCCCGAAGGGCGTGCTGCTGTACGGCCCTCCCGGAACCGGCAAGACCCTCCTCGCGCGCGCCGTCGCCGGCGAGGCGGGGGTCCCGTTCTACTCGATCTCCGGCTCGGACTTCGTCGAGATGTTCGTCGGTGTCGGTGCCAGCCGCGTGCGTGACCTCTTCGAGCAGGCCAAGGCCAACTCGCCCGCCATCGTCTTCATCGACGAGATCGACGCCGTCGGTCGTCACCGTGGTGCCGGCATCGGCGGTGGCAACGACGAGCGCGAACAGACGCTGAACCAGCTGCTCGTCGAGATGGACGGCTTCGACGGCAAGACGAACGTCATCCTGATCGCCGCGACGAACCGTCCCGACGTGCTCGACCCCGCGCTGCTGCGCCCGGGCCGCTTCGACCGCCAGATCGGCGTCGACGCGCCGGGTCTCGCCGGCCGCAAGCAGATCCTCGAGGTCCACGCGAAGGGCAAGCCGCTCGCCGCGAGCGTCGACCTCGAGCTCCTCGCCCGCAAGACGCCCGGGTTCACCGGTGCCGACCTGGCGAACGTCCTGAACGAGGCCGCGCTGCTCACGGCCCGCTCGAACGCGCAGCTCATCGACAACCGTGCCCTCGACGAGGCCGTCGACCGCGTGATGGCTGGCCCGCAGCGTCGCACGCGCATCATGTCCGACCAGGAGCGCCTGATCACGGCCTACCACGAGGGCGGCCACGCCCTGGCGGCGGCGGCGATGCGGCACACCGACCCGGTCACGAAGATCACGATCCTGCCGCGCGGCCGCGCCCTCGGCTACACGATGGTGCTCCCG
This genomic interval carries:
- the rocD gene encoding ornithine--oxo-acid transaminase, yielding MTTASTALGTATAAALAVEDRALAHNYSPLPVVIASGDGATVTDVDGRTYLDGLAAYSAVNFGHGNPRLLDAARAQLDRVTLTSRAFVNDRLGPFAASLAELTGTDMVLPMNTGAEAVESAIKVSRAWGYRVKGVPADRATVIVASGNFHGRTTTIISFSDDPDARNDFGPYTPGFRTVPYGDAEALRAAMDETVVAVLLEPIQGEGGVVIPPAEYLPSVRDICDEFGALFVADEIQSGLGRTGHTLAVSRVGVRPDLITLGKALGGGIVPVSAVVGSRDVLGVLRPGEHGSTFGGNPLAAAVGAEVVAMLAEGTFQQRALDGEPLLRGLLEDLVGKGVVAHRVAGLWAGIDIDPVIGTGKEIAKAMAARGVLVKDTHGSTIRFAPPLVVTDDQVAEAIDALGSVLRDRS
- a CDS encoding NAD-dependent epimerase/dehydratase family protein; translated protein: MTSNGASVLFIGGSGVISAACVTEATRQGIDVTVLNRGTTGGRPLPEGVERLQADVSDRDALAAALGDRRFDSVVNWIAFTPDQVQADIDFFAGRTNQYVFISSASAYQTPATHLPITESTPLKNPFWQYSRDKIACEDLLMQAYREQDFPVTIVRPSHTYDETKLPLSGGWTAVARMRAGKPVIITGDGSSLWTLTHSRDFAVGFTGLLDNASAIGEAFTITSDEAPTWNAIAHEIAAAAGVEDLQIVHVPADAINAVDAEWGAALLGDKANSSVFDNSKIRSLVPWYRPRTPYRQGVREVIAWYEAHPEEQVVDERLDALMDQLAERWAV
- a CDS encoding aldo/keto reductase family protein, with product MEYRYLGNSGLKVSEITYGNWLTHASQVENDAAIACVRAALDVGISTFDTADVYANTGAETVLGEALKGERRQSLEIATKVFGPTGPKQHNDTGLSRKHILESIDGSLGRLQTDYVDLYQAHRFDHETPLEETMQAFADIVRQGKVLYVGVSEWTADQLRAGAALAKELGFQLISNQPQYSALWRVIEGEVVPTSKELGISQIVWSPIAQGVLTGKYKPGQPLPEGSRATDDKGGADMIKRFMRDEVLSSVQELEPIAKELDLSMAQLAVAWVLQNENVASAIIGASRPEQVHDNAGAAGVEIPAELMSRIDDALGGVVERDPAKTNDSSPKTREA
- a CDS encoding M23 family metallopeptidase encodes the protein MSTSLTLIPRFRRRVIAAAVAVVLTAGAIAAFAPADGASATSYPSWDDVQAAKASQSAQQDKVTEIKGLIADLTSQAAAKQKSAEAAGTAYQTAQTKYDAATLQQQKLQQQADESEKTAAQSEAQAGQLAAQLGRASANDVTTDLLTHPTDSKDYLYELGAMSKLSEQADGIYSQATQDRGTAQAESDKADVAKKALGDLADAAQQKMRAAQSAADAAQTAVDAQNDNQSRLEAQLTLLTSNATDVEAKYNKGVEVEKARQAALAKQRADQARAAAAAAAAAARNAPAPSSGGSSGAGSSGSGGGAPTSSGWVRPSAGYQTSPYGYRIDPYTGAHALHAGVDLAPGCYSPIYAAHEGTVTFAGNGGGYGNEVILDNGGGISTAYGHIVNGGIMVGNGQHVSAGQQIAQVGSTGWSTGCHLHFETRVNGAAVDPVPFMAARGISV
- a CDS encoding NlpC/P60 family protein, with protein sequence MKKPARSLACGIATVSLLGIGLSVGIAGPAGATPAKAPSWADVQAAKSDQAESQQTVDELASRLSSLQDSADQAGVVVQQAGQTYALAASEQQEAQSTLDDLTSQAKRAKAAADESAGQVAALVVELSRSGGGDLSTSMLVDASDAKDLLYQVGTMTHLSERSATVLAKAQADQNTVDALAAQKRQATTALATATDATKTALDTANSVAARANGKLQDAQSQQDEVLEQLAFLKGTTVATESAYYSDQRAKQAETQLAAQATKDAASGTGAPTRTTTSNNPAPSTGSGNTGGGNSGGSNTGGGNTGSSNPAPAPAAPAPAPAKPSTPSKPAPAPAPAPAPAPAPSTPSKAAGAIAYARAQLGKPYVLGGAGPNTWDCSGLVMMAYSSQGISTGGHNVVWQYNHFASIGRLVPLSQRQPGDILFYSKTGTASGGYHDTIYTGGGRMIEAARPGVGVVERAVWGTGDLLPYVARPSGSM
- a CDS encoding inorganic diphosphatase, with amino-acid sequence MAAYDVVVEIPKGSRNKYEVDHETGRVYLDRVLFTSFVYPTDYGFFEQTLADDGDPVDALLLLEYPTFPGVGVKVRPVGVFKMSDEAGIDAKVLVVPAKDPRWAHIQDISDVDEQTKAEIAHFFERYKDLEPNKWVKAEGWGDAAEAEAIVTAGQAAYVPSAH
- the tilS gene encoding tRNA lysidine(34) synthetase TilS codes for the protein MNSPRPRLDPAVAATRLAVRSLLARARDERLVHDGDLVLVALSGGPDSLALAAATAFEATKQGLRAGAVVVDHALQAGSEAVASRASRQAAELGLDPVTVRRVMVGSDGGPEGAAREARHAAVAQVASDVGSPLVLFGHTLDDQAETVLLGLLRGSGPDSLSGMPPLARRDDGPAYGRPLLTVRRHTTRQACAAAGLAPWHDPHNNDGAFTRVRVRNAVMPVLERELGADVAEALARTADQLREDAAALDHFAEEMAEDLAEHSEAGIALSVRQLQANPPALRQRLVRLAVESEFGVTLSRVQTLEVCRLVTEWNGQGPIDLPGIRVSRDGDRLSFSAA
- the hpt gene encoding hypoxanthine phosphoribosyltransferase, yielding MELSDVQDDLSEVLFTPEQIDDKIAELAAAVDRDYADKDPLLVGVLKGAVMVMADFSRHLTLQAKMDWMAVSSYGSGTKSSGVVRILKDLDTDLHGRDVIIVEDIIDSGLTLSWLKQNLESRGAASVEIVTLLRKPEAAKVQVDVRYVGYDIPDAFVVGFGLDYDERYRNLRGIGVLAPHIYS
- the ftsH gene encoding ATP-dependent zinc metalloprotease FtsH, coding for MDFKRILRGPYLYVLIALVGIWIGWAFISQSGTQQIDTQKGLEQLSDGKVSSAVVNSTEQRVDLTLKDGGTTEQFYYSTPRGAEVVDAIAQADLPKGYNDTVQQSNWFVSLVLTLLPFLLILGLFWFLLSSAQGGGSKVMQFGKSKAKMNNKENPQVSFADVAGSDEAIEELHEIKEFLKEPAKFQAVGAKIPKGVLLYGPPGTGKTLLARAVAGEAGVPFYSISGSDFVEMFVGVGASRVRDLFEQAKANSPAIVFIDEIDAVGRHRGAGIGGGNDEREQTLNQLLVEMDGFDGKTNVILIAATNRPDVLDPALLRPGRFDRQIGVDAPGLAGRKQILEVHAKGKPLAASVDLELLARKTPGFTGADLANVLNEAALLTARSNAQLIDNRALDEAVDRVMAGPQRRTRIMSDQERLITAYHEGGHALAAAAMRHTDPVTKITILPRGRALGYTMVLPLEDKYSVTRNELLDQLTYAMGGRVAEEIVFHDPTTGASNDIEKATGTARKMVTEYGMSQAVGSVKLGAGSTEPFVGRDMSGGTGRDYSENIAEMVDAETRALLEAAHDEAYQVLNDNRDILDRLAGELLEKETLDAPELVEMFKDVRKLPERPQWLSSDKRPVSTLPAIDVPGKAANTASESNDREQSKTPRHRPFGNPGIAPA